From Variovorax sp. J2L1-78, the proteins below share one genomic window:
- a CDS encoding glycine zipper 2TM domain-containing protein: MKKQLRILSLTAAVVALATLTACVAPQPVYETARYPYHPHAQPAYAAPQGPYAEYGQIANIEVVRSETRGAAPGGGGAVAGGVIGGVLGNQIGHGGGRAAATALGIVGGALLGNNIEANNNAPRAYESYRISVQIDRGGYRAFDVPTPGDLRIGDRVVINGGQISRY, translated from the coding sequence ATGAAGAAACAACTTCGCATCCTTTCACTCACTGCAGCCGTGGTGGCCCTCGCCACCTTGACCGCCTGCGTGGCACCGCAACCGGTCTACGAGACCGCCCGCTATCCCTACCACCCGCATGCGCAGCCGGCGTACGCGGCACCCCAGGGCCCGTACGCCGAATACGGCCAGATCGCCAACATCGAGGTGGTTCGCAGCGAAACACGCGGCGCGGCACCCGGCGGCGGCGGAGCGGTGGCCGGCGGCGTGATCGGCGGTGTGCTGGGCAACCAGATCGGCCACGGCGGTGGTCGCGCGGCGGCCACGGCTCTGGGCATCGTCGGCGGTGCGCTGCTGGGCAACAACATCGAGGCCAACAACAATGCGCCGCGTGCCTACGAAAGCTACCGGATCTCGGTGCAGATCGATCGCGGCGGCTACCGGGCTTTCGACGTGCCGACGCCGGGCGACCTGCGGATCGGCGACCGGGTGGTGATCAACGGCGGGCAGATTTCTAGATATTGA
- the dut gene encoding dUTP diphosphatase, whose amino-acid sequence MNVDVRILDPRMADQLPAYATPGSAGLDLRACLDAPITLEPNAWQLVGTGIAIHLADPGYAALILPRSGLGHKHGIVLGNLVGLIDSDYQGELKVSAWNRSDTAFVLQPMERLAQLVIVPVVQAQFNVVAEFPPSERGEGGYGSTGRS is encoded by the coding sequence GTGAACGTCGACGTCCGCATCCTCGATCCGCGCATGGCGGACCAACTCCCCGCCTATGCCACGCCCGGCAGCGCCGGCCTCGATCTGCGCGCCTGCCTCGATGCGCCGATCACGCTCGAGCCCAACGCGTGGCAACTGGTCGGCACCGGCATCGCCATCCACTTGGCCGACCCCGGCTACGCGGCCCTGATCCTTCCGCGCTCGGGCCTCGGCCACAAGCACGGCATCGTGCTGGGCAACCTGGTCGGGCTGATCGACAGCGACTACCAGGGCGAATTGAAGGTCAGCGCCTGGAACCGCAGCGACACGGCCTTCGTGCTGCAGCCCATGGAGCGGCTGGCCCAGCTGGTGATCGTGCCGGTGGTGCAGGCGCAGTTCAATGTGGTGGCCGAGTTCCCGCCGAGCGAGCGCGGCGAGGGCGGCTACGGCTCCACCGGGCGAAGCTGA
- the coaBC gene encoding bifunctional phosphopantothenoylcysteine decarboxylase/phosphopantothenate--cysteine ligase CoaBC, which yields MQDLAGKHIVLGLTGGVACYKSAELCRLFVKAGATVQVVMTEAATQFMTPVTMQALSGRRVYTSQWDPREDNNMPHINLSREADAIVLAPCSADFIARLAEGRSDELLSLMCLARPTERVPLLIAPAMNREMWAHPATQRNLQQVAADGATMLGVGSGWQACGETGDGRMLEPAQLLEDITAFFQPKLLAGHRVLVTAGPTFEALDPIRGITNHSSGKMGFSIARAAREAGAEVTLIAGPVHQTTPRGVRRIDVMSALEMRDAAEREARSASVFVATAAVADWRPASHSEQKIKKDGSGQPPVLHFVENPDILATIAQSARGRSGELFCVGFAAESENLAEHAKAKRARKGIPLLVGNIGPLTFGQDDNSLLLVDADGVRELPRAPKLQLARELIAEIAVRLPATKPT from the coding sequence ATGCAAGACCTCGCCGGCAAACACATCGTTCTGGGACTCACGGGCGGCGTCGCCTGCTACAAGTCGGCCGAGCTCTGCCGGCTCTTCGTCAAGGCCGGCGCGACGGTGCAGGTGGTCATGACCGAGGCGGCGACGCAGTTCATGACGCCGGTCACCATGCAGGCGCTGTCCGGCCGCCGGGTCTACACCTCGCAGTGGGACCCGCGCGAGGACAACAACATGCCGCATATCAACCTCAGCCGCGAGGCCGACGCGATCGTGCTGGCGCCGTGCAGCGCCGACTTCATCGCACGGCTGGCCGAGGGGCGCAGCGACGAGCTGCTGAGCCTGATGTGCCTGGCCCGGCCCACGGAGCGCGTGCCGCTGCTGATCGCCCCCGCCATGAACCGCGAGATGTGGGCCCACCCCGCCACCCAGCGCAACCTGCAGCAGGTGGCGGCCGACGGCGCCACGATGCTGGGCGTGGGCAGTGGCTGGCAGGCCTGTGGCGAGACCGGCGACGGGCGCATGCTCGAGCCGGCCCAATTGCTCGAGGACATCACGGCCTTCTTCCAGCCCAAGCTGCTGGCGGGCCACCGGGTGCTGGTCACGGCCGGCCCGACCTTCGAGGCCTTGGACCCGATCCGCGGCATCACCAACCATTCATCCGGAAAGATGGGTTTCTCCATCGCCCGCGCCGCGCGCGAGGCCGGCGCCGAGGTCACGCTGATCGCCGGCCCGGTGCACCAGACCACCCCGCGCGGCGTGCGGCGCATCGACGTGATGTCCGCGCTGGAGATGCGCGACGCGGCCGAGCGCGAGGCCCGCAGTGCGTCGGTCTTCGTCGCCACGGCGGCGGTGGCGGACTGGCGGCCGGCCTCGCACAGCGAGCAGAAGATCAAGAAGGATGGCAGCGGCCAGCCGCCGGTGCTGCATTTCGTCGAGAACCCGGACATCCTGGCGACGATCGCGCAAAGCGCCCGCGGACGCAGCGGCGAACTGTTCTGTGTCGGCTTCGCGGCCGAGAGCGAGAACCTCGCCGAACATGCCAAGGCCAAGCGCGCGCGCAAGGGCATCCCGCTGCTGGTAGGCAACATCGGCCCGCTGACTTTCGGGCAGGACGACAACAGCCTGCTGCTGGTCGATGCCGACGGCGTGCGCGAGTTGCCGCGCGCCCCCAAGCTGCAACTCGCGCGTGAGTTGATCGCCGAGATCGCCGTGCGCCTGCCGGCGACGAAGCCGACATGA
- a CDS encoding CTP synthase produces the protein MTKFVFVTGGVVSSLGKGIASASLAAILESRGLKVTLIKLDPYINVDPGTMSPFQHGEVFVTDDGAETDLDLGHYERFINTRMRKANNFTTGQIYKSVLEKERRGDYLGKTVQVIPHITNEIQEYIKRGAGIGTAHEVDVAIVEIGGTVGDIESLPFLEAVRQMSLRNGPNNSAFVHLSYVPWIAAAGELKTKPTQHTAKELRAIGIQADVLLCRADRPIPDDERAKISLFSNVPEWGVISMWDVDTIYKVPRMLHEQGLDGLICDKLRINTPPAKLQRWDDLVYEVEHPQREVTIAMVGKYVDLSDSYKSLNEALRHAGMKNHARVKIDYIDSETITPQDVSRLSKYDGVLVPGGFGQRGVEGKISAAKFARETQVPYLGICLGMQVATIEYARNVAGLKNANSTEFDPTTPTPVIALITEWKDADGSIKTRDEKSDLGGTMRLGAQSSDVAPGTLAHSIYGDVVTERHRHRYEANVNYLDELRRAGLVISALTQREHLTEIVELPQDVHPWFMGVQFHPEFKSTPWSGHPLFNAFIKAALDHQGADKKALKVVA, from the coding sequence ATGACCAAATTCGTCTTCGTCACCGGCGGTGTGGTGTCTTCCCTGGGCAAGGGAATCGCCTCCGCCTCTCTCGCCGCCATCCTCGAATCGCGCGGCCTCAAAGTCACCCTCATCAAGCTGGATCCGTACATCAACGTCGATCCCGGCACGATGTCGCCGTTCCAGCACGGCGAGGTGTTCGTCACCGACGACGGCGCCGAGACCGACCTCGACCTCGGCCACTACGAGCGCTTCATCAACACGCGGATGCGCAAGGCCAACAACTTCACGACCGGCCAGATCTACAAATCGGTCCTCGAGAAGGAACGCCGCGGCGACTACCTCGGCAAGACGGTGCAGGTGATCCCGCACATCACCAACGAGATCCAGGAATACATCAAGCGCGGCGCCGGCATCGGCACGGCGCACGAGGTCGACGTGGCCATCGTCGAGATCGGTGGCACGGTCGGCGACATCGAGTCGCTACCCTTCCTCGAAGCGGTGCGCCAGATGAGCCTGCGCAACGGCCCCAACAACTCGGCCTTCGTGCACCTGTCGTACGTGCCGTGGATCGCCGCGGCCGGCGAACTCAAGACCAAGCCGACCCAGCACACCGCCAAGGAGCTGCGCGCCATCGGTATCCAGGCCGACGTGCTGCTGTGCCGCGCCGACCGGCCCATTCCCGACGACGAGCGCGCCAAGATCTCGCTGTTCTCGAACGTGCCCGAATGGGGCGTGATCTCGATGTGGGACGTGGACACCATCTACAAGGTGCCGCGCATGCTGCACGAGCAGGGCCTGGACGGCCTGATCTGCGACAAGCTGCGCATCAACACGCCGCCCGCCAAGCTCCAGCGCTGGGACGACCTGGTGTACGAGGTGGAGCACCCGCAGCGCGAAGTCACTATCGCCATGGTCGGCAAGTACGTCGACCTGTCGGACAGCTACAAGTCGCTGAACGAGGCGCTGCGCCACGCCGGCATGAAGAACCACGCCCGCGTGAAGATCGACTACATCGATTCGGAAACCATCACGCCGCAGGACGTGTCGCGCCTGTCGAAGTACGACGGCGTACTGGTGCCGGGCGGCTTCGGCCAGCGCGGCGTGGAAGGCAAGATCTCCGCCGCCAAGTTCGCCCGCGAGACGCAGGTGCCCTACCTGGGCATCTGCCTGGGCATGCAGGTCGCGACCATCGAGTACGCCCGCAACGTGGCGGGCCTGAAGAACGCCAACAGCACGGAGTTCGACCCGACGACCCCGACCCCCGTGATCGCGCTGATCACCGAGTGGAAGGACGCCGACGGCAGCATCAAGACGCGCGACGAGAAGTCCGACCTGGGCGGCACCATGCGCCTGGGCGCGCAAAGCTCCGACGTGGCCCCGGGCACGCTGGCGCACAGCATCTACGGCGACGTGGTGACCGAGCGCCACCGCCACCGCTACGAAGCCAACGTCAACTACCTCGACGAGCTGCGCCGCGCCGGCCTGGTGATCTCGGCGCTGACGCAGCGCGAGCACCTCACCGAAATCGTCGAACTGCCGCAGGACGTGCACCCGTGGTTCATGGGCGTGCAGTTCCACCCCGAATTCAAGTCCACGCCCTGGAGTGGTCATCCGTTGTTCAACGCATTCATCAAGGCGGCGCTGGACCACCAGGGCGCCGACAAGAAAGCACTGAAGGTCGTTGCATGA
- the kdsA gene encoding 3-deoxy-8-phosphooctulonate synthase yields the protein MKLCGFDIGLDQPFFLIAGPCVVESEQLQMDTAGTLKDITSALGIPFIFKSSFDKANRSSGTSFRGPGRDKGLEILAKVKRELGLPVLTDVHTNEDITEAAKVVDVLQTPAFLCRQTDFIRAVAQSGKPVNIKKGQFLAPHDMKNVIDKARAAAREAGLDEDSFMACERGASFGYNNLVSDMRSLAIMRETKAPVVFDATHSVQLPGGQGTTSGGQREMVPVLSRAAVAVGVAGLFMETHPDPSKALSDGPNAVPLRHMKALLETLVALDRVTKKNAFLEDIFQS from the coding sequence ATGAAACTCTGCGGATTCGACATCGGCCTGGACCAGCCCTTCTTCCTGATCGCCGGCCCCTGCGTGGTCGAGTCGGAACAGCTGCAGATGGACACCGCCGGCACGCTGAAGGACATCACCTCGGCGCTCGGCATCCCGTTCATCTTCAAGAGCAGCTTCGACAAGGCCAACCGCTCGTCGGGCACCAGCTTCCGCGGCCCCGGCCGCGACAAGGGCCTGGAGATCCTGGCGAAGGTCAAGCGCGAGCTGGGCCTGCCAGTGCTGACCGACGTCCACACCAACGAGGACATCACCGAGGCCGCCAAGGTGGTCGACGTGCTGCAGACGCCCGCCTTCCTGTGCCGCCAGACCGACTTCATCCGCGCCGTGGCGCAGTCGGGCAAGCCGGTAAACATCAAGAAGGGCCAGTTCCTCGCGCCGCACGACATGAAGAACGTGATCGACAAGGCGCGCGCGGCCGCCAGGGAAGCCGGCCTCGACGAAGACAGCTTCATGGCCTGCGAGCGCGGTGCGAGCTTCGGCTACAACAACCTCGTCTCCGACATGCGCTCGCTGGCAATCATGCGCGAGACCAAGGCGCCGGTGGTGTTCGACGCCACGCACTCGGTGCAGCTGCCGGGCGGCCAGGGCACGACATCCGGCGGCCAGCGCGAGATGGTGCCGGTGCTCTCGCGGGCCGCGGTGGCGGTCGGCGTGGCGGGCCTCTTCATGGAGACCCACCCCGATCCGTCGAAAGCCCTGAGCGACGGCCCCAACGCCGTGCCGCTCAGGCACATGAAGGCGCTGCTCGAGACGCTCGTCGCGCTCGATCGCGTCACCAAGAAGAACGCTTTCCTCGAGGACATCTTTCAGTCATGA
- a CDS encoding DUF1330 domain-containing protein, with protein sequence MTSAYIIANVEVTNPTQYEDYKKWSTAAMQAHGAEVCVRGGKVEVLEGDWAPQRLVILKFPSVEAAKAFDSSPEYGKARAARQGAAIMRMIVVEGV encoded by the coding sequence ATGACCAGCGCCTACATCATCGCCAACGTCGAAGTCACCAACCCGACGCAGTACGAGGACTACAAGAAGTGGTCGACCGCGGCCATGCAGGCGCACGGCGCCGAGGTGTGCGTGCGCGGCGGCAAGGTCGAAGTGCTGGAAGGCGACTGGGCGCCGCAGCGCCTGGTGATCCTCAAGTTCCCCTCCGTTGAAGCCGCCAAGGCATTCGACAGTTCCCCCGAATACGGCAAGGCGCGCGCGGCGCGCCAGGGCGCCGCGATCATGCGGATGATCGTGGTCGAAGGCGTTTAA